Genomic window (Lusitaniella coriacea LEGE 07157):
TCTAAGCGGAAAAAAAGTAATCTCCAATGGATTAAAGAAACTCTAGAGCTAGAAGAAGACCATAACTGGAAATCCGAGGAAGGAAATCGAATCTTTGTGGCAGGGAGAGGAGCGCTACGCTTTGATGTTCCAGGCGATTGGCATTTTTCACCGCAGGAGAAATCTTTTCAATTTCTCGATAAAAATCCCCCAGATGATAATTGCCGCTTAGAAGCCTCTTTTAATTTACTGCCTCCGGCGGATTGGTCGGAATTTCCCCTCGTTCCGCTTTTAAAAAAAGTCGTTAAGGATGACGAACGAAACGTCATTGAGCGTGGAAAAGTGGTCAAACTTAAGCGCCAAACGGCTCGTATTGTTTGGATGCATATTAAATTTATCGACGAACCCGAAAACCGCGAAGCTTATTCCCGAATTTGTATTGGCTTGGGTTCGGGCGTTCAATGCTTGATTACAATGGATTACTGGGCAGATGATGCGGAACGAGTGATTCCTGTTTGGGATACGGTGATGGATTCTCTTGTTTTGGGTTTGTATATTCGCGACCCGCGCACGGGATTTGCTTTCCCGGATTAGGGGGTTTCTGTTGTTTCTGAAACGGGATACTGCCAGAATTTAACGCAACTATCGCTACTGCCGCTTGCGAGGAGGGGTTGGTTGGGGCTAAACGCGATCGCGTTGATTTTACCGCGATGTCCTGTGAAAGTTTCTCGAACTGCGACTGTTTTTAAATCCCAAAGGTTAATGGTTTTGTCGCTACTCCCGCTTGCCAAAAAGTTTCCGTCGGGACTAAATGCCAAGGCGCACACGCCGAAGGTATGTTGCTTGAGCGCCTGCTGTTCGGTTAGTTGGGGAACGTTCCAGATATAAATGGTAGGATCGTCACCGCCACTGGCGAGGTGGTTTCCGTCTGGACTGAACGCGATCGCGCGCAGGCTTTGTTTAAACTCAATGAATTGATGCTCTGCTACCTTCTTCCCCGTTTGCAGGTTCCACAATTGAAGTCGCCCCTCTTGAGTTCCCACCGCGAGAATTTCTCCTTGAGGATGAAAAGATAGGGTTGTAATTCCGTCATTATCGTTGCTTAGGGTTTGTTTCTCTGTTCCGGTTTCAACATCCCAAAACTTGATGGTTGCATCGGGACTGCCACTGGCGAGAGTGGTTCCGTCTGGACTAAACGCGATCGCGATTGCGCGGTGTCCCCTTAAGGTTTTTCGCACTTCCTTCGTCTCCACATCCCACAATTTAATCGTGCCATCGGCGCTACCGCTTGCAAGGAGAAGGGTTTTGGGGTGAAATGCCAGGGCATCGACATAATCGGAGTGTCCCTCAAGCACGCCCAATTCCTTGCCGCTTCCCACTTCCTGCAATGCGATCTTATAAGAACTGCTATCCCTGGCGAGAATTTTGCCGTCTGCACTAATCGCGAGGGTATGGATTCCGTGGGCGGCGTTGTAGGCACTCGATTTATCCTGGAATTGCCCATCTGCACTTTCTCCTTCTGGGGTTGCCAGTTGAGAAAAGAGGGTTTTTAGGGAAATGCCGAGGTTGAGCAGGTTTTCGCGAACTTGCCCAAAGTTTCCGTCTTCTGTTGTGGGAGTGGGAGAAGAGGAATTATTTTCCTGAGATTTTTGTTGCAATTGCGCGATCGCGCTTTGTAATTCTTCAATTTGATTGCGAGGGGGAATCTGCTTTTGCAGTTGGGAAAGAGCAACCAGCAATCCGTCCGCTTCTG
Coding sequences:
- a CDS encoding WD40 domain-containing protein, encoding MQLARKLSPRWDAVTFDLQLIQTVYRSRRGELARRKDLTQEERNQIFYHRNNPIVRGTLAMSNARELEIAEFVAIVASVLGTGFAAVTQQVAWVATPLTIGLGLNFYNRQRFWELNRKERHGEMEQLYQQIELLAPLEPTVKQLQQEIPDREQIENIQRAIVRLQQSSLPRAEADGLLVALSQLQKQIPPRNQIEELQSAIAQLQQKSQENNSSSPTPTTEDGNFGQVRENLLNLGISLKTLFSQLATPEGESADGQFQDKSSAYNAAHGIHTLAISADGKILARDSSSYKIALQEVGSGKELGVLEGHSDYVDALAFHPKTLLLASGSADGTIKLWDVETKEVRKTLRGHRAIAIAFSPDGTTLASGSPDATIKFWDVETGTEKQTLSNDNDGITTLSFHPQGEILAVGTQEGRLQLWNLQTGKKVAEHQFIEFKQSLRAIAFSPDGNHLASGGDDPTIYIWNVPQLTEQQALKQHTFGVCALAFSPDGNFLASGSSDKTINLWDLKTVAVRETFTGHRGKINAIAFSPNQPLLASGSSDSCVKFWQYPVSETTETP